From Cyanobacterium sp. T60_A2020_053:
TTAGGTAGTTTTTTGATCTCCGCTACTAGATCATAAGCACTAATAGAGTTCATATCTAGGTCAATGAAAATAAATTGTGGAGATTTTTGAGCAATAGAAGCAAGGGCGAGTTCGCCATGGTTGTAGGACATGAAGGTATAGTTATGATGAGTTACGGTGGCTTTTATTCTCTCCATCGTCACTAATTCTGAACTAATACAAATAACAACGGCTTTTTTACCGTTGATGGGCGCTTTTTTGGGGATATTTAACCAAGGAAACGGGGTATCACCCACTGTCACCAATTCGATTAACCCTAATTGAAAATAGGGCGTCATCATTTTTGTCATGGAAACTAAATCTTGATTTAGTTGTATATGTAAATCTCGTAATGTATTCCTACCGTTAAAAAGTTTACTCATAATTTGGTAGGTTTTCGGTGATGTTTTTTGTTTCAAGTCGTCTGATTGCCGGATGATGGGCGCCCGATTGGGGCTACGATCTGCTAGTCTTGCCCCTTGCCAATTTTGCCAATCTTGCCATACCTCCACAATAATGGAATCGGCATCAATTAAAGCAAGTGTTTGAGGTGATTCTTTTCCACCCCTCATGTCAAAGGTGATCTCCATTGCCTGAGTCATATCAAACAGAATTTCAGTGACGATACCACTAATTATATTTTTAACTTGAGAAGGATTTAAAATGTTTTCTTTCAAT
This genomic window contains:
- a CDS encoding response regulator, which codes for MVGINDPFKVSIREFVGSRQSHLFKTLKIPQYSGQIVFNSLQGQEWVFEMYLGRITYATGGRHPCRRWIRNVNKYAPDCLPELSRFNPAIFETSQFMVNWEYNLLRLLLKENILNPSQVKNIISGIVTEILFDMTQAMEITFDMRGGKESPQTLALIDADSIIVEVWQDWQNWQGARLADRSPNRAPIIRQSDDLKQKTSPKTYQIMSKLFNGRNTLRDLHIQLNQDLVSMTKMMTPYFQLGLIELVTVGDTPFPWLNIPKKAPINGKKAVVICISSELVTMERIKATVTHHNYTFMSYNHGELALASIAQKSPQFIFIDLDMNSISAYDLVAEIKKLPNCQQIPIVIITSQVERVEPEHIKQFGLSDVLAKPIKSQSLLEIINK